Below is a genomic region from Parageobacillus toebii NBRC 107807.
CAGCTTCGCAAAAAAGATGTGTTTCGTGTGGCAGATGTGGAATTTGCGGTGCTTGAGCCGAACGGCGAGTTAAACGTGTTATTGAAACGGGAAAAACAGCCGTTAACCGTTGGGGACGTATTTCCAAACCCTCCGTCAGAAAAGGAGCCGCAAACAGTAATTATGGACGGCATGATTTTAGATGAGCCGCTTGCGACGATGGGGCTGAACCGCGGCTGGCTAAAACAGGAATTGGATAAACAAGGGGTGGCGATCGAGAATGTGTTTTTAGGCCAAGTAGACTCTTACGGTCAGCTGACGCTCGACTTGTATGACGATAAAATCCAAATTCCTGAGCCGCAAGAGAAAAAGCTGCTGCTAGCAGCGATCAAAAAAGTGCAGGCAGACTTTGAATTATTCGCTTTGCAAACAGAGTCAAAGGAAGCAAAAGAACTATATAAGACAAACGCTGAAAAAATGCAGAAACTATTGCAAAAAGTGGAGCCATTTTTACGAAACTAAAGGAGGCATATACTAAATGGAAAAAAAACGTATTCGGACGACAGACGAAGAAATTAAACTGGAATTAAAGAAAAACAGCCGTGCAAGCACCACCGATGAAGAAATATCGATTGAATTTATGTACAACGAAAACAATGTCACCCATCAGCCGAAAGATTATGAAGATATTGAGTATTAACAGACGTATTGGAAAGCAAAATTTTTCTAAGACGGCCATCGGCAATTAAAAAGCGTTTCTGTTCTTTGAACAAAAGCGCAAAATGCAAAGTAGGAAAAAGCCGCTAGGGAATATTCACCCGACAAGCGGCTTTTTTGTTTGCAAAAATTTATACGGTTAATGACTGCAAGAATTCTTTTACTTCTTCTGGTGTTTTCGCATTGGCGCTATGGAGATGAGCAATTTTTTCCCCATTTCGGAAGACGAGCAAACTTGGAATGCCCATCACTTGGTACTTTTCAGCAAGCTCTGGAAAATCGTCGCGATTAATTTCGAACCAATCGTATTGCGAATATTCGTTAACGATATCATCGATAAACATGTTCATTCTTGTGCAATCTGGGCACCATGTTGTATAAAACTTTACAATTACCGGTTTTTCCCCCGAAATGACCTCTTGGAATTGTTCTGTCGTTTGGAGCTCTTTCAATAGAATTTCCCCCTTGAATGAAGTAGTGTCCGCTTATACTTTATCACATTTTTGTGGAAAAAAAGAATTTATATGCTTTGGCACATTGTCCCCTAAATTGCATAAACAAATGGTAAGGAAGGAGGGGATAGGATGAGCCGCGAGTTGGAAAAAGCGCTGGAAACGTGGGCGAATTCTAAAAAAGAGGGACATGAGCAGTTTATTAAGTTGTTTGAACAGTGGGGAAGAGACTTCGATAAAAAAATACAGGAAATCGAGAAGCTAAATAATCAATTTTTAAAAGGCGTCCAAGGAAACTTGGATTATATGAACAAGTGGTTTTCGAAAAAAGAAAACCAGTTTTCGAAGCTGTTTCGGATATTTGGGGAATAGATTTCCATATACGCCTATACCAGTTGCAAGCATGATGAATACGATAAAGTAACAAAGCGTAAGGAGGTGCACCATTATGGGCTTTGGATGCTGCGGTTTCGGAGGATACGGAGGCTTCGGCTATGGAGGCTTTGGCTATGGCGGTTTCGGCCATGGCAGTAGCTTTGTGTTGATTGTTGTGTTGTTCATTTTGTTAATTATTGTCGGTGCTGCGTTTGTATACTAATGTCATGTAATGGGTGCGGGCTGTTCTATTCGACGGGCAGCTCGTACTTTTTCTTTCTGATGTATGCACTTATTGGTTTTCAATTCATACGATATAAGAGGAAAAGGAGGATTTGGTAAATGGATAATCAGTTTTTTAAAAATATCGAAAAGAAAACAGGTGTAAATATGAAAGACGTATTCGAATTAGCCAATTCTTTGCAAAATGCCAATTTTAAAGACGAAAAAACAGTGCGTCACGTCATCAAACGCGTCGCGCAAATCGCCAATCGGAAAGTGCCAAAAGAGCTAGAAGACCAAATCGTCAAAACGATCATTCAAAACGGAAAACAGCTTGATTTTAGTACGATTGCTAACATGTTGAATAACAAAAAGTAAGCAAAAGGGAGTCTTCGGAATCGAAGCTCCCTTTTGTTCTTTATATTCCTTAGAAAAAAATGAATATTGGCAACTAAAGCGAATCAATTACAAAAAGACGGTCTTGAAAATCTATAATATAAATAGTAAACAAAGGAAATAAAATATGCGCGAAGGAATAGACGTTACAATGATTGCTTTCATTCCGAATGAAGCGTGCTGTTGTAGGGCATGGACAATATACAGAAGATATAAAGAAACTAGTGCAGCAAAATATGATATGGCGTGAAAATGATTGACTAAGTCACGAACGGCTTATGTATGAATTGGAAATGAAATTGTATTTTCTCTTGGCTGTTATACGTACAGCATAACCGCTTATGTAACAACAGTGTACGCAACTATTCTTTATGGATTGCAGAAAATGAGCAGAGACCGTACCATCGTTTGATACGGTCTTAAAGGGATTTTACCATCGTTACATGAGGGATTCCAGCATCCATAAACACATCGGAAACGGTTTGATATCCGAGTTTTTGATAAAATGGCTCCGCATGTGTTTGCGCGTTCAGTTTTACTTTTGGGACACCTTGTTTTTTTGCAAACTGCTCAATCGCTTCCATAATCAGCTTTCCTGCCCCACTGCCGCGATATTGCGGCAAAACGCAAATTCGTTCGATCTTGCCTAGACCGTTATCGATCGTGCGAAATCTGCCGGCACCAATCGGTTTTTCCCCATCGTACAAAACAAAATGCATCGCTTCTTGCTCAAATTCATCAATTTCTTCTTCTTCCGGAACATGCTGCTCTTCGATAAATACGATTCGTCGAACAAGCAAGGCATCTTTGTATAAAGATGTATCATTTTTTGTTCCGATTGCTACGTTCATATTACTCTTGTTCCTTTCCTCCAACAAGAAATGTTTCATATACTGTCCATGAGCCGTTTTCTAGTTGATATAGAAGGTGGAAGCGGTCAACCGTTTCTTCAAAATGAACGTTTTGCATCCGTAATTGTCCGTATACATCAGCATATTCAGCGTTTGGCAAATCACGGCCGATGGTAATATGAGGGACAAATACGTATTCTGACTTATCAGCAAGGATTCCGCTGTGAAGCCGTTCATGGAGACGCTCGAGCGTTTCATTCGGCTCCACTTTTAAATAAATAACATTGCTTGTTGGATAAAATGAGCTAAACTTTGTCACTTTTAACGGAATGACATCTGTTTCAGCGGCGATTTTGCGCAGTTCCTTCACAATTTCTTTAATTTTCTGGTCGTCAGCTTCAAAAGGCTCTTTTAAGGTTAAATGCGGCGGAATGAGGGCGTAATGGCTGTCGTAACGCTTTCTATAGGAATTGGCAAAATCTTGTATTCGCTTCGAAGGAAATAAAGCAATACCATATTTCATAAAAACCCCTCCTTATGATAAGTAGTACTTAATTATAACAAAATTCCGAAGAGCATAGTAGTGTTTACAAAGAAAGGATATGCGCGATTGCACGCGGAACATCAGGCTGCCAATATGTCCATGCATGACCGCCATCAAATTCGTTGTATTCATACAAAAATCCTTTTTGAATAAACGCTTCACGCGCCTTTCGATTTGGAGTGATAAAATCGCGCACATTTCCGTCCGTCGTTTTCACTGCTGTTTCGTTTGTACCTACCGAATGGTAAATTTGCAATAATGATGGTTCTGTAAATTGTAAAATTTGTTCGATGATTCCTTCATCGATATATGGCGACTGCATCGCAATTTTTCCAAATGTATGCGGATACAATAATCCTGCCATTAGTGATACAGTGCCGCCAAGGGAATCGCCGATGAGCGCGCGTCCTTTTCCGATTTGGTACGTAGGAAACGTTTGATCTAAAAACGGAACGAGCTCATGTGCTAAAAAACGCAAATAACGGCTGTTTTTCTTTCCGTTTGGATGATATTTCTCATAGCGGTCCTTAACATCGCGATATGGAATTCCGATGACAATGGTGCGGTCAATCTCGCCGTTTTCCATCAGTTGTTCAATAACGCTTTTTATTTTCCCGTACATAAAATAATCTTTCCCATCCTGAGCGATAAGAAGAGAATACTTATGAAGCGGGGAAAACGAACTTGGCAAATAGGCAAGCAGCGTTATTTCCTCATCCAGCTCATCGCTATAAATAGTGTAATCATGCATTGTCCCTTTTTGTAATGCCATGATGGATCCTCCAACAAAAACAGATTCACCTGTTATTGTACCATATTTTTGTAAAAACATGTTAACAAACACAGCAGATTATGATGAATATTTACATAAAAAAGCGCCGGGAGTTTTTCCAACGTATAAAAACAACGTGTCAATTTGAAAAATTTAAAAAATTTCTTGCAAACTTACGATAAATGAGGTACATTTTTTAGTAATCAGAAAAAATGAATAGTGAAGGATGCATTCTTATCAAGAGAAGTGGAGGGAACTGGCCCTATGAAGCTTCAGCAACCAGCCAATTTTTGGCCAGGTGCTAAATCCAGCGAATTGAATTTTTTCAATTCGGCAGATAAGAAGAAGCACTGATCGACGTATGGAAAAGTCTTCTTCTTAGAAGACTTTTTTTATTTTATAGAAGAGGGAGAGATACAGATGGAGAAAATGGAAACGTTATTGGCGCAAATCGGAAACCGCAGTGACACGGTCACAGGAACGGTCAATCCGCCCGTCTATTTTTCGACCGCGTACCGTCATGAAGGAATCGGGAAGTCTACCGGATTTGACTACATTCGTACCGGCAATCCGACGCGGAAAATCGTCGAGGAAGCGATCGCAAAGCTAGAAGGAGGAGACCAAGGCTACGCGTTCAGCTCGGGCATGGCGGCCATTCAGACGGTTCTTGCGTTATTTGAAAGTGGGGATGAATTTCTCGTTTCCTCCGATTTATATGGAGGTACATATCGTTTATTTGAACGCGGCTGGCGAAAATACGGCTTGTCTTTTCATTATGTAGATTTTCGCGACATACGATTAGTAGAGAACTACATCACTGAAAAAACAAAAGCGATTTTTTTTAGAAACACCGACGAACCCGTTAATGCAGGAAACGGACATTGCTGAAGTGGCAAAATTTGCGAAAAAACATGGACTGCTTCTCATTGTCGACAACACGTTTTACACACCAGTTTTTCAGCGTCCGATCGAGCAAGGAGCCGATATCGTCATCCATAGTGCGACAAAATATTTAGGCGGCCATAACGATGTGTTGGCAGGTCTCGTCGTTGCGAAGGGGGAGGAACTTTGCAAGCGGCTTGCGGAATATCAGAACGCAATTGGCGCTGTGCTTTCACCGTTTGATTCATGGCTGCTTATTCGCGGCATGAAGACGCTGGCGCTTCGGATGCGACAGCACGAAGAAAACGCGAAGCGAATCAGTGAATTTTTAGCGGCGCATGAAGATATTACTGATGTATTATACCCGGGAAGAGGCGGCATGTTGTCGTTTCGTTTGCGCGAAGAAAAATGGGTCAACCGCTTTTTGCAAAGTTTACGATTAATTACATTTGCCGAAAGTTTAGGAGGAGTTGAAAGTTTTATTACGTATCCAGCAACGCAAACCCATGCCGATATTCCAGAAGAAATCCGCATCGCCAACGGTGTCTGTAACCGGCTGCTTCGTTTCTCTGTCGGCATCGAGCATGTCGAAGATTTAATATCTGACTTATCGCAAGCGTTAAAAAGTATGAAAGAGGTGTAGGGAGATGGAACAACACGTATCTTTTCAAACGAAACTGCTCCATAATAAATGGAAAATGGATCCTCAAACGGGAGCGGTCAGTGTGCCGATTCAGCACGCTTCCACGTTCCATCAATTTGATTTTGATACATTCGGCAAATATGATTATAGCCGCTCGGGCAATCCGACGCGCGAAGCGTTGGAAGAGACGATTGCGGCGTTAGAAGGCGGGGTGCGCGGTTTCGCCTTCTCATCCGGAATGGCGGCGATTTCCACCGCTTTTCTCCTCTTGTCCAAAGGCGATCATGTGCTTGTGACGGAAGACGTTTACGGCGGTACGTACCGAATGATTACCGAGGTATTGAGCCGCTTTGGTATTGAATATACGTTCGTTGATATGACCGATTTGCATGAAGTAGCTTCCCATATTCGCCCGAATACAAAAGTCATTTACGTTGAAACCCCATCGAATCCGCTTTTAAAAGTGACCGATATTCGCGGGATTGTGAAGCTTGCAAAGGCAAATGGCTGTTTAACGTTTTTAGATAATACGTTTATGACTCCCGCTCTGCAGCGTCCGCTCGATCTTGGTGTCGATGTCGTCCTTCATAGCGCGACGAAATTTTTATCGGGGCATAGCGACGTTGTTGCCGGGCTTGCCGTTGTCAAAGACGAGGAACTTGCCAAACAGCTGTACAAATTGCAAAACTCTTTCGGAGCGGTGCTCGGCGTCCAAGACGCATGGCTTGTGTTGCGCGGATTAAAGACGTTGCACGTCCGCCTCGAACAATCGTCGCAATCCGCGCTTGCCATCGCCCGTTATTTAGCAAACCATCCAAAAGTGGAAGAAGTGTATTATCCAGGGCTTACGTATCATCCGGGCCATGCGATTCAGCGCTACCAAGCATCAGGCTTTGGCGCGGTATTATCGTTCCGCCTTGCCGATGAAGAAGCGGTCCGGACGTTTGTAAAGCATGTTCGCATCCCTGTATTTGCCGTCAGCTTAGGAGCAGTCGAATCGATTTTATCGTATCCTGCCAAAATGTCACATGCGGCGATGCCGAAAGAAGAACGGGAGCGGCGCGGCATCACGGACGGCTTGCTGCGTCTTAGTGTTGGCCTTGAAGCCGCTGACGATCTAATTGCCGATTTCGAGCAAGCACTGTCATATGTCAAAGAAACATCATCATCCACTGTTTCAGCACGATAAAATAAAAAGGTATGCGCCAAAAGAAGCTGCCTCGCGCATACCTTTTCGTTTATTCTGTCAAATGAAATGTCTCTGCTGATAATATAATCATGTGATCAAAGGAATAAATATAGAGCGCTAAATAACATAATGATGTATTGAAAGCGGGGATTTACGATCGTTCTTGCCCTATTGCCTGTACGCGACAATGCTGTACAGCGATTGACACCCAAAATCGCTAGATGAAAATTTTTTAAAAAAGTATTTGACAAAGATCAGGCATATCCATATAATAATAGATGTGTTCAACAGAATATGATTCCGTAGCTCAGCTGGGAGAGCGCCACCTTGACAGGGTGGAGGTCGCTGGTTCGAGCCCAGTCGGAATCACTAAAGTGAGAGGCTTGAAATCCTTGCGTATCAAGGGTTTCAAGCTTTTTGCTTTTTATAGCAGGGCACTCAAAATGGTGTCCAAATTATATTTGGTGCCATTTTGGTGCCGAAGCATTTTTAGTTTGATTTTGATAACGGGGCATCGATTTGATTAGCCGCTTTCTTATTAAAATAAATATAAATTATGTTTTTTCATAAATAAAGCAGCATAATTGAATATGCTGCTGGCATGCTATTTATTTGCTATTAACTTCAACGTAAGAAGGAATCGGACAAGCATCTTGCTTTAAAGAATCGTACTGTGAATGTGGATCAATCTCCACATCTTTTGTGCGCGCTTCAAACCAAGATGTGATCAACGGCTGTAGAGAAGAATCGATATCTAATAACGTTGTTACGTGAACCGGGTGTGCACGATTTGTTAGTTTTACACTCATGACATCAAAAATTCGCTGTAGCAAAGAACGCTCAAATTGCAATTCAAGCAACTTTGCCCGTTTCGTTACGAGTGTTTCTACTGTAAAGGCACCTGAGCGAAGCTGTACATGCGCATCTTCTAACTTAAACGCTGTATTACGGTATTCTCGAATACGATTGATATAAGTAAACACCAACACAATCGCACCAAAAACAAAGAAAATGGGTTTCCAAAATCCAATGGCAGCAACGAGGCTTGCAAAAATTGGTGGTCGAAGCCAAATCAACTTTTTTGCCTTAGGGGATGCATAATGTGTCATGCTACGCAGTTGAAATTCTGGCAGCATGATTGCTATTAATTCATGTGCTTTTTCCGTTGGTAAGTACGGGAAAAATTCATTAATGTTTTGGTCCTCACCTGGCAAAATTTCCCCTGCTGAAATAAGTTTAATTGTTGTCACACCGAGCAACTTTTGATAGCCGTTTTGTTTGTAAATGACCGCTTGTACTTTGTCTTTGCGAATGGAAAAGCTTTGCTTAGAAAGCCAGCCTTTTTGTACATAAATGCGTTCATTGTCCATTGAAATGGTATATTGATAGTAGCTATTAAACGTTTTAAAGACGCCGATACCGACAGCTGCTAATACGGCAAGTAAGACTAGCAAGATGAGCAGCCATCCTGAAAGATGAGACATAACCTTATCTACATTAATGTATTTCTCTGGATGTACATCTGACCATATATTTAAGCCAATAGGAATGATGGCTAAAAAACTGAAGGACAATAGGGAAGCTTTCAAAATATCACGAATGGTAGTGGTGAAAAGAATTTGACGTTCAGATTCATTGATGGCTTCCTCAGCATGCTGCTCTTGATTCCCATTTCGTAAAACATAATCCTCTATCTTGATGCAATCCACTTTATTTACAAATTCCAATGTCACATCGCTAGTTGCTTCTCCTGTTTCCATTGTGATCGATTGTACGCCAAATAATCGTTGCAAAACATTTGCCTTCGTTTGCACATTCTCAAATTTTTCACGCGGTATAAATTGCTCTGATTTAGAAAATAGGCCCTTATGTATATGAATGCCATCTTCGGCAAATACAACTTTAGTAAATAATGTCTCATAGATGCGAAACAGTAAACTGAATCCGAAAACCGCAATCGCACCCCATTGCACAATATTCATGAACATAGAATTACTACCCGAATTTAGGAATAAAATGAAAAGTATAAACAGATTGCTTTTGATAAGGTCTAGCAGGTCATAGAATATTTTTAGCTTGGAATAGCGAAACGTCATACTTCATCAAGCTCCTTTAAACGGGCAAGCTTCGAAATATCATCGCGGAGCTTTATAGCAACTTCTTCCTCAATATGTGGAATGGTAACGCCACCTTGCATAGTTTTAATTTCAATTGAGCGGACACCATATTTTCGCATAATGATGCCTTGAGTCAATTCAATTGATTGTATTTTCGTCATCGGCACTACAACTTCCACTTTTGTCCAAATCCCGCTTTTAATGTATAAAAAATCATCCGTTAACCCGTATCGAAAAGTTTTATAGTATATCGGTGAACTTACAAAATAGGTCCACGGAATACCAATTATAGTAATGACAAACAGGGCGATCCAAACATACCGTAGCCAGCTCCACCAGTTAAAATAATCTGTGCAAAAATAAAGTCCAGTTATAACGACAAGGGCAATGAGTGATGTAATAAGTTCGTTTAAATTGCGTACCTTCATCGCTCTAGGTGAGATTTGTTGATACTGTACTTCCATACTGTTCTCTCCTTTAAGTTGGAAAATTATCCATTCAATTTCATTTACGGTGAATGATAAAAAAAGTTTCGTTTGAATAAACTGTGATTAAAATTTTTGTAAAACATCTATTTCGAAAAGTGAGAGATCTTTGAAGGAAAAAATAAGGAAATGTTTTTGGTGCTATGAGATACATTTTTGCACTTTACATAGCCCACAGTATATGAGTATGAGATGAAAAGCAAGCTTCAACAATCGGGCGATTTTCTTGAAGAAAGATTGAATGATATATGACTTTTTTAGGGAAATTAATTAAAAGATTCAAGGCTCTCGTTTTTTTTTTCTAAACGTGAGCCTTGAGTCATTCTTCTGTATTTGCATTTTTTCACTTATTAATTCCACTCGCTCATTATTATTGCAGAAAATGTTTCAAGTGTGATTTGATCATTTTCTTCTAATGAGAAGATGTGTATAAGCTTTCAGAGTTGTTTAAAGGTTTTCATGACATAAGCGTTTACTCATGCATTGAAACGATGCTTTTTTGTGTAGTAAAATACTGGCATGAGCATGAAGTAGGCCGTGAACTATATTAATAACTATATTAATAACAGATGGTGTTGCAAAACTAAAGTAAAAACTCAAGTTATGCATAAGGATGCAGCATAACACATGCAGTAAATATCGATGAAATCCATACCATCGCGGCTGTTCCACCCCATCACTTTTTAACTCATTAAATACCCGTTCAATCCTGCGGCGAAGCCCAAACAGCCATTGGCCAAACCTCGTTTTCAACAAGACAGGAAAAACCCGGCCATAGGCATCTTTCCGTTCCTTGCTATTGCGGCGGTTGATAGGGGAAATTGAATAGGATTCCTGACTGCTCAGCTGTTTGGCGAACCTTTTCGCTGTCATACGCGGCATCGCCCAATACCAATTCGATATCCCACTTCTTTAAAGAAACAAGTAATTCTGGTGCCACTGCCGCATCATTTCGATTCGCTGTGGTTAACACATGAGATAAAATGATTCCCTCGGCAGACCATGTATGTTCGTTGTTTAAATTGGAAATCATGATAGTGTCCCCCCCTTGGTAGTTGGTTTTGGTCACTGTATATGATTTCCAAGGTGGTGGATTTTTTTATGTGCATTTATGCATTCGTTATGCGTTTTGCAACACGTTCACCATTTATTAAACTAAAGCTCCCGTTAGTTGAAAAAGGGCATCTGAATAAAATGCCACCTTACTCTGTAATATCAAGTACAAGTAAACAATTTTTAGCACTTTAATATCAATCGTCTTATATATAATGCCGCACATTATATTTGGTCATATTTCTAAAAATTATAAAAATAGGTAAAATTAAATATTACAGTAAAGGGGGGAAATGGTTAAGAATAATGAGTATTCGGATTATCTAGTGGAATACAATGTAGGTTTAGTATCTTCAAATAGTGTTTTGTTACACTGTTTTTTCGAACTGTGCAACAAGTTATTCCAATATTATGGATAGTCCTATGATAGAATAAAGTTACATTCTTAGGACGGTGATATTTACGAAAGAATTTTTATCTAGTTTTTTACTTATTACCAGTTGGCTTATATTTGCAATTAGTGGATACCTATTTATTTGGACAATCTTCTTCGTTTATGCCATTGTACCAGCCTTTTTAAGTTTAGCTGTTGGCTTATTCTGCTTTTATTGCTCAAAGAAGCTGGACAGTAACATCAAAAAGAATTCTTAAAATCCCCCTATGTCGCAGTATGTGTCTACTGTGTCGGTACCGTCAAGAATTTTGTGTAATGTAAATGGGGTAGGGTTTCTCTGAAATGGATTTGAATTGATAGGGGACTGATTTTCTCCACACAGGAGACTGAATATTCAGTCTCCTGTGTGGAAAGGGAGAATCCCCCTATTTTGTTTATTTACAGTATTTGGTTAATGATAACGTTCTTCAAACATTCGTTGAAGGGCTTCCTGCGCTTCGGCAAATCCTCGCAACTTTCGCCCTGCCCATTTCTCATTAATGAATGGTCAAATACACGATTTTTTCTGCGGCTTCTAAACTATTCAAACTGTTCATCGGTTTTAGGCGTTTCCGAATCTCCTTGATCGTTCGTTCGATGGCATTCGTTGTATAAATCACACTTCGAATACTGCTTGGATAGTCCATAAATGAGAAGGACATCCAACTCATTTGCCCACGATTGGACTTCCCTTGGGTATTTGTGAGACTATTTGGATTGAAACTGTTGAAACATCTCCAATGCGATTTCTTTATTCGGAGAACGATAAATGAGTTTCAGGTCCTCCACCATTTCGAATTGATCTTTTTTCCGAACACAACGGAGATAGCAGCCGTTTCTCCTATTCGGTGTTCCAGCCTGTTCGATTTCGAGGAAATTTTTGATTTCTTCCCGCATAATCAGTTCTAATTTTTCTTTCACAAATTGACGAATGACACTTTCCAGTTGATTTGCCCAGTCGACATTCGGTATACTTCTTTCAGACATAGGTAGGGTTCTCCTTTCTCTAAGATTTTTGGTCCAATCAGAGAATACCCTACCTTTTTTCTTTTGTTCTAGCAAAATGCTTTACACAAACTTTTATACATCATCCTTTGTTTCCACGTTTTACACTAGGGGACAACAATGCAGGTAATATGTGCGTTCTGCGACGCCATTCCTAGCTTTGTTGCGGTGTTGTTTCTGCAAGAGCATGCTAATCATTCGGAAATTTAAAAGATGGACTTCCGATAATACATACTGAAAAATCCACAAGAGAAAAGAGGGATACCGGTACCAAAAAGCTGTTCGTAAGAAATGCAAAAATAAGTGTGAGAGATGCCGAGCAACAAAGAAATTACATTTCCATCTAGGTTTTTAGAAGATGGACAAAACATAGTCGATAGTCTCATTTTGCTTTGTACTAGTGATCATGCGGAAGAATATAAAGGATAACATGCTTATTATATGTTATTGAAGTGGATGAAAAGGCGGCCGCAACGGAGCTTAAAAAAGATGTGTTCAAACATATCGAAGCAGAATTGGATTGCTAACACGATATGTTGAAAGAGTATCATGTTTTGTCGGGAGAAAGTCGATGAAAACGTTGGTGGCGGCCGCGCTTCTCTTCTA
It encodes:
- a CDS encoding DUF421 domain-containing protein, whose product is MPVWLEVAIRSVFIIIGLFIITRILGKKQLAKLSFFEYIVGITIGDIAGTMSMDLSISLEEGITSILIWALFPVATSRLSLRNKKFRNFVEGNSTVFIKNGKVLEENLKREKYTADELLEQLRKKDVFRVADVEFAVLEPNGELNVLLKREKQPLTVGDVFPNPPSEKEPQTVIMDGMILDEPLATMGLNRGWLKQELDKQGVAIENVFLGQVDSYGQLTLDLYDDKIQIPEPQEKKLLLAAIKKVQADFELFALQTESKEAKELYKTNAEKMQKLLQKVEPFLRN
- a CDS encoding thioredoxin family protein — encoded protein: MKELQTTEQFQEVISGEKPVIVKFYTTWCPDCTRMNMFIDDIVNEYSQYDWFEINRDDFPELAEKYQVMGIPSLLVFRNGEKIAHLHSANAKTPEEVKEFLQSLTV
- a CDS encoding YjcZ family sporulation protein is translated as MGFGCCGFGGYGGFGYGGFGYGGFGHGSSFVLIVVLFILLIIVGAAFVY
- a CDS encoding stage VI sporulation protein F, with product MDNQFFKNIEKKTGVNMKDVFELANSLQNANFKDEKTVRHVIKRVAQIANRKVPKELEDQIVKTIIQNGKQLDFSTIANMLNNKK
- a CDS encoding GNAT family N-acetyltransferase produces the protein MNVAIGTKNDTSLYKDALLVRRIVFIEEQHVPEEEEIDEFEQEAMHFVLYDGEKPIGAGRFRTIDNGLGKIERICVLPQYRGSGAGKLIMEAIEQFAKKQGVPKVKLNAQTHAEPFYQKLGYQTVSDVFMDAGIPHVTMVKSL
- a CDS encoding YjcG family protein, producing the protein MKYGIALFPSKRIQDFANSYRKRYDSHYALIPPHLTLKEPFEADDQKIKEIVKELRKIAAETDVIPLKVTKFSSFYPTSNVIYLKVEPNETLERLHERLHSGILADKSEYVFVPHITIGRDLPNAEYADVYGQLRMQNVHFEETVDRFHLLYQLENGSWTVYETFLVGGKEQE
- a CDS encoding alpha/beta hydrolase, with the protein product MALQKGTMHDYTIYSDELDEEITLLAYLPSSFSPLHKYSLLIAQDGKDYFMYGKIKSVIEQLMENGEIDRTIVIGIPYRDVKDRYEKYHPNGKKNSRYLRFLAHELVPFLDQTFPTYQIGKGRALIGDSLGGTVSLMAGLLYPHTFGKIAMQSPYIDEGIIEQILQFTEPSLLQIYHSVGTNETAVKTTDGNVRDFITPNRKAREAFIQKGFLYEYNEFDGGHAWTYWQPDVPRAIAHILSL
- the metC gene encoding cystathionine beta-lyase — its product is MEQHVSFQTKLLHNKWKMDPQTGAVSVPIQHASTFHQFDFDTFGKYDYSRSGNPTREALEETIAALEGGVRGFAFSSGMAAISTAFLLLSKGDHVLVTEDVYGGTYRMITEVLSRFGIEYTFVDMTDLHEVASHIRPNTKVIYVETPSNPLLKVTDIRGIVKLAKANGCLTFLDNTFMTPALQRPLDLGVDVVLHSATKFLSGHSDVVAGLAVVKDEELAKQLYKLQNSFGAVLGVQDAWLVLRGLKTLHVRLEQSSQSALAIARYLANHPKVEEVYYPGLTYHPGHAIQRYQASGFGAVLSFRLADEEAVRTFVKHVRIPVFAVSLGAVESILSYPAKMSHAAMPKEERERRGITDGLLRLSVGLEAADDLIADFEQALSYVKETSSSTVSAR
- a CDS encoding PH domain-containing protein, whose amino-acid sequence is MTFRYSKLKIFYDLLDLIKSNLFILFILFLNSGSNSMFMNIVQWGAIAVFGFSLLFRIYETLFTKVVFAEDGIHIHKGLFSKSEQFIPREKFENVQTKANVLQRLFGVQSITMETGEATSDVTLEFVNKVDCIKIEDYVLRNGNQEQHAEEAINESERQILFTTTIRDILKASLLSFSFLAIIPIGLNIWSDVHPEKYINVDKVMSHLSGWLLILLVLLAVLAAVGIGVFKTFNSYYQYTISMDNERIYVQKGWLSKQSFSIRKDKVQAVIYKQNGYQKLLGVTTIKLISAGEILPGEDQNINEFFPYLPTEKAHELIAIMLPEFQLRSMTHYASPKAKKLIWLRPPIFASLVAAIGFWKPIFFVFGAIVLVFTYINRIREYRNTAFKLEDAHVQLRSGAFTVETLVTKRAKLLELQFERSLLQRIFDVMSVKLTNRAHPVHVTTLLDIDSSLQPLITSWFEARTKDVEIDPHSQYDSLKQDACPIPSYVEVNSK
- a CDS encoding PH domain-containing protein; this translates as MEVQYQQISPRAMKVRNLNELITSLIALVVITGLYFCTDYFNWWSWLRYVWIALFVITIIGIPWTYFVSSPIYYKTFRYGLTDDFLYIKSGIWTKVEVVVPMTKIQSIELTQGIIMRKYGVRSIEIKTMQGGVTIPHIEEEVAIKLRDDISKLARLKELDEV